In the genome of Halanaerobiaceae bacterium ANBcell28, the window AGTAAGGATGATATTTTGCAAATAAGTCACAATGTTTTATTAGCACATGGTAAGGCTGTAAGGGTAATAAGGGAAAATTCTGATCAGGATTGTCGTATTGGTATGGCACCAGTTGGCTCCCCAGTGATGCCACTAGAAGAGAATGAGGAGAATATTGAAGTAGCTAGAAAAAGTAATTTTCTTGTTAATGAACATAGTGAATTATGGTCAATGAGTTGGTGGATGGATCCAGTCATTAAAGGTCATTACCCTGAAGATGGTCTAAAAATATATAAAGAGTATATGCCTGATATAAAAGAGGGGGACATGGACATTATTTCTCAACCCATTGACTTCTTTGGTGTTAATATATATCAGGGAAGTAAGCTTGGATTAGATGGGAATGGCAAGCCATATACTGTAGAAAGAAAAAAAGGATTTGCCAGAACAGCTTTTAATTGGCCGGTTACTCAAGACGCTTTATATTGGGGTGCTAAATTTTATTATGAGAGATATGGTAAACCAGTGATAATTACTGAAAATGGATTGTCCAATACTGATTGGGTTTTTTTGGATGGGAAGGTGCATGACTCTCAAAGAATAGATTTTCTCTCACGTTATTTAAAAGGTTTTAAAAAGGCCGGTGAAGAAGGTGCCGATATTGCTGGATATTTCCACTGGTCAATTATGGACAACTTTGAATGGGCTTATGGTTATCAGGAGAGATTTGGTTTAGTATATGTTGATTTTGAATCAGGTGAACGAATTATAAAAGATTCAGGATATTGGTATAAAGAGCTTATAGACAATAATGGAAAGAATCTTTAATTAGGAATATATTGGGTTCTAAGTTCAGTTTGATTTTTCACAGAATTTAGCCTAGGATAAAATAATATATGAAAAACTAATCCCGTCTTCTTTTGCAGACGGGATTTTCCTTTTCCTTCATAAAAAAACTTGACTTTTAATAAACAAAATAGTATAATGTTTACTATAAAGTAGATATTAATAATGAATATCTAAAATATAATAAATGAACAAGGAAGTGTTTGTAATGGATTTAAGAGAAATATTTTGGAAGGCATCTTTGGAAGATCTAAAATTAGGTTATATAGAGCAGGAATATGAATACCTTTGTTTATTGTGTGGGAAAAAGGTTGAGAAGGGAATAGTATATCAGGAAAAAGATACTCATTTTGAAGCAGAGAGGTATATGCGAATCCACATTGAGAAAGAACATGGTTCTGTTTTTGATTTTTTGATTAATCTGGATAAGAAATTAACAGGGCTTACAGAACACCAGAGTAATCTTCTTCAGCTATTTTATCAGGGAAAAAGTGATGAAGAAATACAAAAAGAATTAGAAATAGGAAGTACTTCAACAATTCGAAATCATCGATATACTTTAAAACAAAAAGAAAGGCAATCAAAAGTTTTTCTTACAATGATGGAATTGCTTGAAGATAAAGATAAGCATGCTCCAACTTTTCTGGAGATTCACAGCACTGCTACTATGGTTGATGATCGTTATAACATAACTCAAAAAGAGAAAGAAGATGTTTTAAAAAAATATTTTCCTGATGGTTTAGAAGGGAAATTAAGTACTTTCTATATGAAAGAAAAATATAAGCTGATTATTCTACAGGAAATAATTAAGAGATTTGAAAGAGATAAGATATATAAAGAAATTGAAATCAATCAAGTGTTAAAAGATGTCTATGATGATTTTGTTACCTTACGACGATATCTAATAGAATATGGATTCATGGATAGAAAAGCTGATGGTAGTGAGTACTGGTTGAAATAGAACCTTTCTAGACTATATATTATAGGCAGGATATAATACATTCTGCTTATTTTTTATTACATAAAAAATAAAAAAATGATAATAATTCTTTTAATATAGGTAATTTTGCTATATAATAGAATAGAGATATTGTTCTGAATATTTTTACGAAAATTTTGATTATTACTACTTACTTAAGTTGAAATTTATAAATTACATGGAGGTTTTATAAATGCAAAAGAAAATATTTGTTTTACTATTATTGTTACTTATACTTATTGTTGTAATGGTTGGTTGTACTCATTTGGATTTGGACTTTGATTTAGAGGATACTGAATTAATAAAGGTAGGTTCTGAAAATTGGGATGAGTTTCTTATTGATGAGCATTTTGTTCTAATTAATAATATGTGGTCAACAACTCAAAATACAGAACAGATTATTTTTGTAACTGATGACGGTAGATATGGCTGGGAATGGGAGAGAGCTAATACTGATTCAGCTAGTCCTAATTATCCTGAAGTTCTTTTAGGTGTGAAACCATGGGGTGCTCATGATTTCACTACAGATGTTTTGCCTATACAATTGGGTGAAATTGATTCATTGTTTATGGAGATTGATCTTGATTATAATATCTTTAAAGAAGACGGCTACTGGAATCTTGCTTTTGAACTCTGGTTAACTGAAGATAAACCAGGTGATGATGTTTCTGATTCAATAACAGATGAAGTAATGATCTGGTTTGATTGGAAAGATGGTCTTTGGGATTGGGATCCTCCAGTAGATCCTAATGCTGTAGATGATGGCAATTATACTTATGAGTATAATGTTTCTGAATCAGGGTGGGGTGATGATGACTGGATTGGTGGAGGATGGACATACAGCCAATTTAGAATTCTTGATAAAGGTACGATCCCGGAAGTAGTTGATTTAAAGCCCTTCTTAGATTATATACAGGAGGAATTGGGTAGGGGTGATGATATCTGGTTAGGTGCTTTAGAGTTAGGAATGGAATATGAGGATAATACAGCAGGAAATACTATTATTAATTCTTTAAATTATGAAATTAACGGGCATCGATTTGAGTCTGGTATGAATAAATAGAGACTTGTAGTAGTATCGTATCCATTTGAAACCCCTTCTTTTAAAAAAGAAGGGGTTCATTAATTTAAATATAAGCAGGAAAATTTCCATTCACAAAGAAATAACAAATATAATAAGCTAGAATTAATAAATTTTACTTTAGCAAATCATAATATAAAATAAGAAATATAATATGAAATAGCTAAAATAAGGGTGTTGTTTGAAAGGAGTATTGTTATGTCAGCGAAGATACATAAGATGCATTTACTTGAGGATCCTTTTGAAATGATTAAATCTGGTGAAAAGAAAATTGAAATAAGGTTAAATGATGAGAAAAGGCAGAAACTTCGATTGGGCGATTATATTATATTTTCAAAACTTCCTGAGAATGAGGAAAAATTAAAAGTAAAAATAACTGCTTTATTACATTATTCTAGTTTTAAAGAATTTTATCAAGATATTCCTTTTGACTTGTTTGGTAGAAGAGGTAAGAGTTTAGATTATATGCTGGAAGGAACTTATACGATTTATGATAAAGAAAGAGAAAAGAAGTATGGAGCCCTGGGGATAAAGATTAAGTTAGTAGAATAAAATCTATTAATAAATATTAAACTAATTATGATTCGCTAATTTTGCTCAGATTTTTTTACTAATATTATAAGGAGGATCATAATGAAATTTGGTATAAGAAAACCCAGCTTGAAAAAGAGAATATCAGCTAGGACAAGCATCAAAAGACAGATGGTTCATAGAGGGAAGTTGAAGATGCCTAAAGGTTCTGGGTGGTTAAGAAATCCTAAGAAATATGGCTATAATAAAGTATATAATAGAACATCATTTGATTTTTTTAAATTATTGAAGAAGATCTTTAAATAATAAGAAAAAACTTACTTATATTAAAGTGAAGATGCTACTGTTGTATACGTTTCTAAATTATCTTTTATAGTAAGGAGCTGATTATATGGCAATAGTTAAATATGAAAATTTTATCGGAGATATATACTATCTTAATAAAAGAAAAACTAAAAAAGGCAATTTGACATATTACTTTTCGAAAAAGAAAAAAGATGTAGTAGAGAAAATACCAGAGGGTTATGAGATTGATGAAAAAGCTGATGGGAAAGTTTATTTGATAAAAGAAACTCCTAAAATAATTAGTGGTGAAGAGAAAAAAATTATTGAAACCAGTATTAAAAAATATTCGAATGCAAAATATTATCGTGTATATGTAAAAAAAGGAGTAATAACGGTATATCTGGCTCAGGATAATGCGGATTCTTTAATGAGTTTTATTGGTCCATTTTCTGATCAAAAGAAATTAAAAAAGTACTTGAATTATAGTTCTAAGATGAGATTTTCTTTAGTGGATGAAAATACAAGGATTTTCAAAGTGGAAAGGTATTGCTATAGAGGCTCTATTGATGATTGGATTTATTTAGATGAAGGAGAGTTAAAAGATCTTGCTCGAGTATATTGTGCTCATTTAGGTGAAGATTCTTTTTATGATCTAATATAGTATTTATCACCCATGATTGTAGAAGAGGGTACTTATATCATTTGTATGTTCAAGATTCAACTCTTAAAATACTAAATGAATATTTGGTAGAGGGACACAAGAATATAGTCTTAATGGTATTTGATGGTATGGCTTAGATGTTTTAAACCACAGTCTACCCGAAGATAGTTTCTTAAGAAGAAATATTAAATCCAGGCTAAGTTCTGTATTTCCTTCGACAACTACTGCAGCTATGACTTCTTATAACTCTGGTTTATCACCACTTGAACATGGCTGGCTAGGCAAAAAGTATTTTTAGGCCAACATGCCGGTTTGACAGAAGAAGAAGTGATTGTACCATTAATTGTTGTTGATAAGTGTTAATATTTTGATACCAAGAATTACTACTATTAGTTTCTTGACTTTCCTATTTAATAATGATATTTTAGTAACTAGATACTGTTTAGGGGTATGTAGTATTATCCTAAATTACCCATTATTTTAAAGGAGGATTTAATTGAAGAAACTTATTAACATCGCACTTATAATATTATTTATACTTATTATATTTTCATCTACAAGCTCTGCAACAAATCTTCGTGTAGGGGATAGGGGTAATGGAGTAGAAGAGGTACAAGAATTATTGTATGACTTGGGTTATGATATTCTTGTTGATGGAATTTTTGCTTATCGCACAAGAGATATAGTTGAAGATTTTCAGTCAAGTAATGGGCTTATTGCTGATGGTATTGTTGGTAATAAGACATTAAATCTTTTGAAAGAAAGAACAGCAGAAATCTCATATACTGTTAAAGCAGGAGATACTCTATCTGAGATTGCATTGAAATTTGATTCAAGTACTAGAATTATTAGTAAAAGAAACAACTTGCCTTCTGATAGAATAGTTGTTGGTCAGGAAATTTTTATTCCTAAAGCCGGCAGAGGGGACGGTAGAGAAGAAGTTCTTTATTCTACCGTAAATCATCAAGTTAGAGCAGGTGATTCTCTTTCGGTAATTGCTCAAAGACATGGAAGTTCTGTAAATTCAATAAAAGAAGCAAATAATCTTCGAAATGATCGTATTGTAATAGGTCAAAGATTAACAGTACCTCATCGAGCTGAAGGAAATGTTCAAAATAATCGTGAGACAAGTACATTTATTTGGCCAGTTAGAGGAAGAATTACTTCACCATATGGTTATAGAACTCACCCTATAACAGGGGGGCAACAGTTTCATGGTGGAATAGATATTGCAGTTCCTACTGGAACAGAAGTGAAAGCTTCTGCTGCTGGTTCTGTTGTACAAAGTGGTTGGTCTGGTGGTTTTGGACAAACAGTAGTCCTTGATCATGGAGAAGGAGTAAGAACTCTATATGCTCATAACTCACGCTTATTAGTTTCACCTGGTGATAGAGTAAAACAGGGAGACATTATAGCTTTAGCCGGGAGTACTGGTCAAAGCACAGGGCCACATGTTGATTTTAGAATATATTTTGATGGAAAAACAGTAGACCCAATAGATTATTTACCTTAATATCTAAAAAATTATAAGAAAAATTAAGTTTCATTCAAATATTACTTTTCGCCTAATTGCTACAGGAAAAGTAATAATTTTTTAAATTTATCATACCCCCCACTCGTATTATTTGAGCATTATCTTATACTTAGTTATAGCTATAAAGAATGTTTATCATACCAGAAGCAGGAATTATAATGACAGTTAGTTTTTGCTTAAATATTTGTTTAATCATCTAAGGATAGCTAGCACTGGAAAACAGAGTAATTCACTATGATTACTTGACATCTTGCATGAATATATGGTAAAATATTTTACAAACGAATATAATGAAAACAAAATATAGGCTATTAGTAAAAGTGCCTCGCAGATAAGTTTCGTTTGTTATACTAAAATTTAAATAATCTTTTTGATTCTGAACATTAAAAAGATTGGCCACTTTATAAAAAAGAAGAGAGTAGTGGAGAAGAAATAATTTAATAAATAGCCAGGAGGAGAAAAATGAAAAGAATAATGTCAGTATCTAATGCAACAGTTGAAAGATTACCTTTATATTATCGTTGTCTTGATAATCTTCTATCAATTGAAAATGAAGATGTTATATCTTCTAAGGAACTTGGTAGACGCTTGGGGATTCAACCTACACAGGTGAGAAAAGATTTATCTTACTATGGGGATTTTGGACGCAGAGGAGTAGGCTATGATATTAGAGTACTGAAGAAAAAAATTGGAGAAATTCTAGGTGTTAATAAAATGTGGCCTGCTGTATTAATTGGAGCAGGAAACCTGGGTAGAGCCATTGTAAACTATAAAGGTGCTAGAGAAATGGGACTTAATATAGTTGCTGTATTTGATAGTGACCTTAACAAAATTGGTAATAGTATTGGTTTAATTACAGTTCAAAGTATGAAAAATCTTGAAGAATTTATGGAAAGAGAGCAGATAGAAGTAGGAATTGTAGCTGCACCTGCTAGTGTTGCTCAGGATATAACTGATAAATTAGTTGATCTAGGGATACATGGTATCTGGAATTTTGCTCCAGCCAGACTTAATGTTCCGGAAGGTGTTGTTTTACGTAATGAAGAACTTTCGATAGGTATAGGTTCGCTTATTTATCATATGACTTGGCAGAAAGAAGAATTAAATACAAGTGTCAAATAAATTTAATTATATAGAATCTTTGATAAAACCACTTCTTATTAGATAAGGAGTGGTTTTTTTAATTTAAGAATAATTAAAAGTTGAGTATATTACTTGACTTTATTTTATCTCTGTGTTATATTTTTAATATACCTTATAGGGGTATATGGATATTGTGTTGTAGACGAGAGTTGATGATATGAATGGATGGTATAGAATTATTAATATAAAAGAGGTGAAAAGTGATGAGTGTAGAAGCAAAGAAACAAGCTAAGAGTATTACTTTGAAGATTCAAGGTATGAGTTGTGTAAATTGTGCGCAAGCAGTTGAGAAATCTTTAGCTAAGATTGATGGTGTACAGGAGGCCAGGGTTAATTTCGCAGTGGAGAAAGCTTATATTGAATATCAGCTTGAAGATATAAGAGTAGAAGACCTTATTGAAGCTGTAAAAGCTGCTGGTTATAAAGCAGAGTTAGCAGATGATAACAAAAATACTAAAAAAGTAAGCTTAAAAATATCTGGTATGAGTTGTACTAGTTGTGCGCAGAACATAGAAAAAAATCTTGCTAAACTTGATGGAGTAAGTGAGGTAAATATTAATTTTGCTACTGAAAAAGCAAATATTTCATATAAGACTGATCATCTTTCTTTGTCTGACATAAAAGAAAGCATAAAACAAAGTGGTTATGATGTGCTAGATGAAGAAGTAGAAAAAGAGGTAGATCAGGATGAAAAAAAGGTAGCAGAAGCGGCTAGAAAAATGTGGATGTCAATAGCCTTTGCTGCTCCAGTAATGATTTTGATGATGATTGATATGTTCTGGGTTTCAATCCCAAACTATTTAACGATTATGCTTATTTTAGGATTCTTCCCTATAATGATAGTAGGTTGGGAAACTCATGTGAGTAGTTATCGTTCTATTAAGAACCTTAGTCCAAATATGGATACTTTAGTAACTATGGGGTCATTAATTCCCTATATATTAAATTTTGCAGGTTATATCTGGCCAATATATTCTTTTGTGGAAATGGCAACATCAATTATGACATTTCACATGATTGGTAGATTCCTGGAAGCTAAAGCTAAAGGAAGAGCCTCGCAGGCTATTAAAAAGTTGTTAGAAATGGAAGCAAAAACTGCCCGTATCATTGTAGATGGAGAAGAAAAAGAAATTCCTATTGACGAGGTTCAGGCAGGAGATATAATGCTGATTAAGCCAGGTGAAAAAATTCCTACTGATGGACTTGTTATCAGTGGTTCCAGTACAATTGATGAATCAATGGCTACTGGTGAATCTATCCCTGTTGAAAGGAAAGAAGGAGATGAAGTAATTGGTGCCACTATTAATAAACAGGGGATGTTGAAAGTAGAAGCCACTAAAGTTGGAAAAGATACTTTCTTGTCTCAAGTTATTAAAATGGTTGAAGAATGCCAGGGTTCAAAGGTACCTATTCAGGAATTTGCTGACAGAATTACTGGATACTTTGTTCCACTTGTAATTGTAATAGCTCTATCTGCATTTTTCATGTGGGTGACCTTCCCTGACTTTTTTATTGGGATTGTTGAATTCTTTAACTTCCCATGGAGTACAACAGATTTACCGGTGATTTCACTATCTATACTTGCTACTATAGCAGTGCTGGTAATTTCTTGCCCCTGTGCTTTGGGTTTAGCAACCCCTACAGCTATTATGGTTGGTAGTGGTAAGGGTGCTGAGAAAGGTGTGCTTATTAGAAAAGGGGAATCCATTCAGACAATCAGGGAAACAAAGATTATAGCTTTCGATAAAACTGGAACCATTACCAAAGGAAAACCAGAAGTAACAGATATTCTTAATTTTAATGGTATAAATAGAGAAGAAGTCTTATTCTATGCAGCCAGTCTTGAAAAGGCTTCAGAACATCCACTGGGAGAAGCTATCGTAAAGGCAGCTGATGAAGATGGAATAGATCTGGCTGAAGTAGATGATTTTACTTCAGTAACAGGTAAAGGAGTTAAAGGCCTGCTTAACGGCAAAGAGGTTCTAATTGGTAATCGTAAAATGATGGATGATTATAATATTGAACATCAAGAATATCATCAGGAACAGGAAAAATTAGAGAACGAAGCTAAAACAGCAATGTTATTAGCAGTTGATGGTAAACTTGTAGGAATTGTAGCTGTAGCTGATACCTTAAAAGAGGATTCTGTTCAAGCCATAAAAGAGATTGAATCTATGGGAATAAGAACAGCTATGATTACTGGCGATAATCAAAGGACAGCTAATGCAATTGCCAAAAGTGTGGGTATAAGTCAAGTGCTGGCAGAAGTTTTACCTGATGGTAAAGTTGATAAAATAAAAGAATTACAGGATGAGTATGGAGTAGTTGCAATGGTTGGTGATGGTATTAATGATGCCCCAGCATTAAAGCAAGCTAATGTTGGTATCGCTATTGGAACAGGTACGGATATTGCTATAGAAGCTGCAGATATTACTCTGGTAAGAGGAAATATAAGTGCTGTTATCTCCGCAATTAAATTATCAAATGCTACCTTCAGGAAGATTAAGCAGAACTATTTCTGGGCCTGGTTCTATAATGGCATGGCTATTCCTGCAGCATACTTTGGTTTGATTCATCCGATAATTGGAGCAATAGCTATGTTTACTAGTTCTATTAATGTAGTTTTAAATTCAACTCGCTTGCGAAAAGCTGATATTGATCCGTCGTATAAGAATTAAGTTTAATAGAAAAAAGTCTGAATAATAAAAGTCAGGGCGATAGTGATATCGTTCCTGACTTTTTTAGTTTCGTTTGATAGAGTATAATATTAATCTTGGTGATTTAAAGCTAATTAGATCCATAGTCTTATATTATTAGAAGTGTTAAAAGTTACAATGTTATATATGTTATATGTTTTTTTCGCCATCACAAACTTAACTAAAAAGAAAAACTTAGCATAGCTCCAGTACCATTGTCACTTAGCAGAGGTTGCAGCACAAAACTCTTATCTTCACTTTTGTTAAGTTTTATAGTCAACTGTCCAAAACCATAACCTACGATAGAACCAGCCAGTACATCTGATGCCCAGTGGGCATCCTCATAAATTCGTGCAGCAGCTACAGCAGTAGCTAGTCCATAAGAAAACCATTTTGTTTGTGGATACCTTTCTGCAATTATAGTAGCAACTGTCCATGTTCCGGAGGCATGACCAGATATAAAAGATTGTTCTCCTTTTGTTCTCTTAAAGGGATTGTGGGGACTGTTTCGAGGACGTGTTCTTTTAACAGTGTTTTTTATTAATTCAGTGCTAACTTGGGTCAAAAGAAGAGATTGAAAAGAAATCAAAACTGTGTCTTCAAGATATCTATTCTGAGTTAATTTACTTAAACCATAGCTGCTAATAAAACTTGCTAGAGCAACATCAGGTGTTCCTATATTATAAAGAATTATACTTAAAGTGTTATCACCATCATATATTTTTTCCTGACTATAATCTCTAATAATTTGATCAAAATATAATGTGCCCAGTAGAAGCCCAATGAAAGTGGCATTTCGCTTCAATTCTCTTTTGTCTGGATAAAACAACTGACGACCAGCTTCCATTGGAATCTTATAAAAATTATGTAGATAATCTTTCCTTATTATACTATTCTCTTGATTAGCTTGTATTGTTTTATTTATATCTATACTTGACTCAATGCTATCGGCAAACATCGGTGGAATGAAGAATGTCTGTAATAATATACAAATACATATAATAACTAATATTTTTTTCACTTGATCTAATCCCTCTCTTCATATCTTTTTTTGTGTATAAAATTTATTATAACATATTATTTTTCTTATAAGCAAGAATGATAATGTAGGAATTACTAATTAATCATAGAATAAAATAATGCTATGTATATTCAATAAAAAGATACTTATAATATATTCTAGAATGTATTTAAATTAAAAAGAGAAGGAGGAAAATTCTTGCAAACACATATGGATAGATATCAAACTTGTATCGATATATGTAATAAGTGTATGAATGAATGTCAATTCTGTCTTGATGCATGTATGCATGAGCCAGATGTAGATAAGCGAGTAGATTGTATGAGTTTATTAATTGATTGTATGGAAATTTGTGCTCTAGCTTCAAAATTTATGTCTGGTAATAGTAGATATGCTAGTGAAATCTGCCAGACCTGTGCGGATATCTGTGAAGCCTGTGCTAAAGAATGTGAAAAATTTCAGGACAATCATTGCCAGGCCTGTGCTCAAGTATGTTACCAGTGTGCTGAGGAATGCCGTAATATGGCTAATATGACTGCAATAGTATAATGGATAATAATAAAGAACAGGAGACCCATCATTTGATGATATGGTCTCCTGTTCTTTAAATAATATTTACTTGATGTCAATACGTTTTACATTTTTTTGAGGGGTTGTTTTAGGGAGTCTAAGTTCTAGAATTCCATTGTCATATTTTGCATTTATTTCATCTGTGTTGATATCTTTTACATAAAAAGACCTCTGATATCTTCCTGTGTGCCTTTCTTTCCTAATGTAATTATCCTTTTCTTCTTCAATCACTTCATTGTTTTCTGCTCTTATTGTAAGATAGTCTTCATTTAATTCAATATTTATATTTTCTTTATTCATACCAGGTAGTTCAGCCTGCACTATATACTCGTTACCATTTTCTTTTACATCAGTTTTGAACTGCCCCATGCTTCCGTTAAATGTTGATGGGAAATTATCAAAAAAACCATTGAAAAAATCTTCAAAAGTATCCCTTGTCTTTGACAAACCCCTATTCCTACGATTAAACGGCATTAAATCAAACATAAAAACCACCTCCAATTAATTTTTCTAGTTAAATTATAAAATAAAGGTCAAAGAAAGTCAAAGACTACGAAAGCTGATTGATATAGAAAAACGTTAATTAGAATAGATTAACTTCGAATATCTCTTGAATTCTAAAAATTATATAGTCAGAGAAAGTCAAAAATATTCATGTGTTACAAGTAAAGCGTAATGTATTTTAATATGATTCATTGTTATAAGGGTTTTGTTGATTTAAATAAGATGAAAAATCATCTTGAGACTTTTGAATTTCTTGGGGAGAAGCTGCCTGAAAACTATAAAAACCATTTTCAAACATGAGATTGAATAATTCTCTACCACAATCGTGTGTTTCACTTAAAATTTGCTTAACATCTGTGTGTAGCTCTGTATGACTTGCTTCTTGGAGAAAAGTATTAAGACCATCACTCAGATATTTTTCTGTTGCTAAAATATCGTTTAGGTAGTCGCGTTCATTCATTTCTG includes:
- a CDS encoding GH1 family beta-glucosidase, whose translation is MSFPKDFVWGAAAASYQIEGAAFEDGKGLSVWDMFCRKEGAILNNDTGEIACNHYHKYKEDVKIMKEIGLQAYRLSISWPRVLPNGTGKINEKGLKFYDKLIDELLANDIEPYVTLFHWDFPYELYKKGGWLNPASSDWFAEYTKIIVDRLSDRVKNWFTINEPQVFINLGHRDGVHAPGLKLSKDDILQISHNVLLAHGKAVRVIRENSDQDCRIGMAPVGSPVMPLEENEENIEVARKSNFLVNEHSELWSMSWWMDPVIKGHYPEDGLKIYKEYMPDIKEGDMDIISQPIDFFGVNIYQGSKLGLDGNGKPYTVERKKGFARTAFNWPVTQDALYWGAKFYYERYGKPVIITENGLSNTDWVFLDGKVHDSQRIDFLSRYLKGFKKAGEEGADIAGYFHWSIMDNFEWAYGYQERFGLVYVDFESGERIIKDSGYWYKELIDNNGKNL
- a CDS encoding DUF2087 domain-containing protein is translated as MDLREIFWKASLEDLKLGYIEQEYEYLCLLCGKKVEKGIVYQEKDTHFEAERYMRIHIEKEHGSVFDFLINLDKKLTGLTEHQSNLLQLFYQGKSDEEIQKELEIGSTSTIRNHRYTLKQKERQSKVFLTMMELLEDKDKHAPTFLEIHSTATMVDDRYNITQKEKEDVLKKYFPDGLEGKLSTFYMKEKYKLIILQEIIKRFERDKIYKEIEINQVLKDVYDDFVTLRRYLIEYGFMDRKADGSEYWLK
- a CDS encoding ASCH domain-containing protein, which codes for MSAKIHKMHLLEDPFEMIKSGEKKIEIRLNDEKRQKLRLGDYIIFSKLPENEEKLKVKITALLHYSSFKEFYQDIPFDLFGRRGKSLDYMLEGTYTIYDKEREKKYGALGIKIKLVE
- a CDS encoding peptidoglycan DD-metalloendopeptidase family protein, which produces MKKLINIALIILFILIIFSSTSSATNLRVGDRGNGVEEVQELLYDLGYDILVDGIFAYRTRDIVEDFQSSNGLIADGIVGNKTLNLLKERTAEISYTVKAGDTLSEIALKFDSSTRIISKRNNLPSDRIVVGQEIFIPKAGRGDGREEVLYSTVNHQVRAGDSLSVIAQRHGSSVNSIKEANNLRNDRIVIGQRLTVPHRAEGNVQNNRETSTFIWPVRGRITSPYGYRTHPITGGQQFHGGIDIAVPTGTEVKASAAGSVVQSGWSGGFGQTVVLDHGEGVRTLYAHNSRLLVSPGDRVKQGDIIALAGSTGQSTGPHVDFRIYFDGKTVDPIDYLP
- a CDS encoding redox-sensing transcriptional repressor Rex, whose product is MKRIMSVSNATVERLPLYYRCLDNLLSIENEDVISSKELGRRLGIQPTQVRKDLSYYGDFGRRGVGYDIRVLKKKIGEILGVNKMWPAVLIGAGNLGRAIVNYKGAREMGLNIVAVFDSDLNKIGNSIGLITVQSMKNLEEFMEREQIEVGIVAAPASVAQDITDKLVDLGIHGIWNFAPARLNVPEGVVLRNEELSIGIGSLIYHMTWQKEELNTSVK
- a CDS encoding heavy metal translocating P-type ATPase codes for the protein MSVEAKKQAKSITLKIQGMSCVNCAQAVEKSLAKIDGVQEARVNFAVEKAYIEYQLEDIRVEDLIEAVKAAGYKAELADDNKNTKKVSLKISGMSCTSCAQNIEKNLAKLDGVSEVNINFATEKANISYKTDHLSLSDIKESIKQSGYDVLDEEVEKEVDQDEKKVAEAARKMWMSIAFAAPVMILMMIDMFWVSIPNYLTIMLILGFFPIMIVGWETHVSSYRSIKNLSPNMDTLVTMGSLIPYILNFAGYIWPIYSFVEMATSIMTFHMIGRFLEAKAKGRASQAIKKLLEMEAKTARIIVDGEEKEIPIDEVQAGDIMLIKPGEKIPTDGLVISGSSTIDESMATGESIPVERKEGDEVIGATINKQGMLKVEATKVGKDTFLSQVIKMVEECQGSKVPIQEFADRITGYFVPLVIVIALSAFFMWVTFPDFFIGIVEFFNFPWSTTDLPVISLSILATIAVLVISCPCALGLATPTAIMVGSGKGAEKGVLIRKGESIQTIRETKIIAFDKTGTITKGKPEVTDILNFNGINREEVLFYAASLEKASEHPLGEAIVKAADEDGIDLAEVDDFTSVTGKGVKGLLNGKEVLIGNRKMMDDYNIEHQEYHQEQEKLENEAKTAMLLAVDGKLVGIVAVADTLKEDSVQAIKEIESMGIRTAMITGDNQRTANAIAKSVGISQVLAEVLPDGKVDKIKELQDEYGVVAMVGDGINDAPALKQANVGIAIGTGTDIAIEAADITLVRGNISAVISAIKLSNATFRKIKQNYFWAWFYNGMAIPAAYFGLIHPIIGAIAMFTSSINVVLNSTRLRKADIDPSYKN
- a CDS encoding phosphatase PAP2 family protein gives rise to the protein MKKILVIICICILLQTFFIPPMFADSIESSIDINKTIQANQENSIIRKDYLHNFYKIPMEAGRQLFYPDKRELKRNATFIGLLLGTLYFDQIIRDYSQEKIYDGDNTLSIILYNIGTPDVALASFISSYGLSKLTQNRYLEDTVLISFQSLLLTQVSTELIKNTVKRTRPRNSPHNPFKRTKGEQSFISGHASGTWTVATIIAERYPQTKWFSYGLATAVAAARIYEDAHWASDVLAGSIVGYGFGQLTIKLNKSEDKSFVLQPLLSDNGTGAMLSFSF
- a CDS encoding four-helix bundle copper-binding protein, producing the protein MQTHMDRYQTCIDICNKCMNECQFCLDACMHEPDVDKRVDCMSLLIDCMEICALASKFMSGNSRYASEICQTCADICEACAKECEKFQDNHCQACAQVCYQCAEECRNMANMTAIV
- a CDS encoding Hsp20/alpha crystallin family protein — translated: MFDLMPFNRRNRGLSKTRDTFEDFFNGFFDNFPSTFNGSMGQFKTDVKENGNEYIVQAELPGMNKENINIELNEDYLTIRAENNEVIEEEKDNYIRKERHTGRYQRSFYVKDINTDEINAKYDNGILELRLPKTTPQKNVKRIDIK